The region GGCGCAATTTCGGGAGAGGATCACGCTCTCGAAAGCGAAGGAGGAGGCGTAAGGGCAATAGCTGAAGAAGCGCTCCCCTTCGATTAGGGTGCGGGTCCTTTCCCGGCTCTCCTGTTCGATGATGTCCTCATAGAGGCTGCGACCATGCTCGCGCCAGTAGCGGTGGGCGTGTCGGAACTGGGCTTTCTGGGCTTTGCTCATCACCGGCAGGGCCAGGATCTGGCTGTGGGGATGGGGCTGGCTGGCCCCCGCGGCCAAGCCGTGGTTTTTGAAGCAGTCGATCTGTACCAATCTCTGATCCCGGCTCAGATCGGCCACCCTTTCTCTGACTGTATAGAGCCAGTCGAAGATCTCTTCCTCGCTCATCGTGGCCAGGGTGGCGTCGTGGCGGGGTGTATTGATGACGATCTCGTGGGCGCCGAAGCCGCCCCAGCGCTCGTTGACCCCTTCCCGATGGGCTTCGAAGGGGGTTTCGATCTGCACCGCTTTGTAGCGGTTGGGAACGACCCGGGTGTGCCAACCTTTACTGTCCCTCAGAGCATAGATTTCCGGAGGTGTCAGATCCTCGTGCCCGGGACAAAAGGGGCAGAGCGCCGGTTCGGGAGGCTCGGCGGCCCGCTGCAGGCTTAGTGGCCGATGGAGCCGCTCCGGGGCGATGAGGATGTATTCGTCGTGGAGCAGATCGTATCTCAACTCAGACATAGAGATCCCTTCAGCTCCATCGTCGATTCAAAAGGGGCCACCATCGCGATGCTCAGGGCCTGGGTCGTGAGGCTGTAACCCGCCTCATCCTGGGAAACGGTGCGCAGGGGGACGAAATATCCCTCCATCTCCCGGTCGAAACTCAGGGTGAGGGTGCGCCCGGTGTAGGGGTCCTCGATCATAAATTCCGATCCCAGAATCTCCAGCCCCTCATTGAGAGATTTTCCCTGAATACGTAGCGTATCGTAGTGGGCGAAGTGGAGGTTGAACTCCAGGGCATAGCGGTAGATCCCCTCCGCTTCGGTCTGTAAGTCGATGCTGAAGTGGAGGGTGCCCTTTTCGAGGCTGTAACGCTTTTCGAGGCTCGTGGGATGCTTCCGCTCGGTATAGAGGCCGCCCTCCCTTCGGAAATGGAGCGGAGCGAGCATCTCGAAGGGTTGGTTGGCGAAATCGCCGAACTCCCGGAAGGTGCAGCAGCGGAAACTCTCCCGGTCGAAATGCTCATCGGAGATATGGTCGATGAGGGAATTTTTGGTGTACCAGTCGAAGTGCAGCTCCCGCAGAGTCGCTTCGTCGGCCCGGTGGGGGAGGGAGTGGATAGTGCGGATCCCATTTTCCGGCTCCTCTTGCGTCGACTCCCGGGCTGAAGAAGCGGGAGGATTGAGGATCGCTTCGTGGTAAGCCTCGTAGCGGCGGGTGAGGGTGTTTTGGAAATTGAACTCTCTTTCAAGATCGAGCAGCTCGATGAGCTGCCCGCCGCTGCGTTCGTAGAAACGGTAGACGAAGGTGCCGTCGTTGACCCGGCTTTCTTCATAGCCGTCGAAATCGCTGTCCTCGACGCTCGTTTCGCGCTTGAGGAGCTTTTCGCAGCGGGCCAGATAGCGGTAGGCGTTGTCCCGCAGGTTGGGGAGGTAGAGCCCGCCGAAGACCCCGTGCCAATAGACGTCGTTGCACTGGAGGCGGTAGAGATCCTCCCGGTTTTCTTCAGGGAGTAGTAGTCGGTTCATCTGAAGCATCCGCTTGTGGAGGCGGTTGGACTCTTCGTATTTAACGAAGAAGTTTTTCCAGATTCCGCCCCGGATGAATTTGATGCCCACCTTTTCGAAATACTCTTCGTCGAAGCGCTTTTGCAGTTTCTCCAGCTCCAGGGTGTCTTTGGCCCGGAGGCTCCACTCCCCCATCTCGTAATAGGAGACATTGGGGAGATAGGCGAGGCCCGTAGGCCGCTCATTTAGGGCATCGGCGTAATGGGCCGTCTCGATCCGCTCGTCGGCGAGCACTCCTTCGATGAAGGCTTTCAGCCAGCCTTTGGTATAGACCCATTCGTGGGTCTCGGGCCAGAGCCCGAACTTCTCCGCGTCGTCGAAGATGACGGCGAGTTTTCGCTGCGCCACCGCTTCGATGCTCTGCGGAGCTTCGTGGAAGGGGATGGCGTAGCGCAGGGCTTTGGAGATGGGGAAGAGAGCCAGCTTTTCGCCTCCTTCCTCGGTGAGGAAATAGCCCTCGATCTCCTCGGGGTCGAAGCCGGCGGCGATGAGATGGTAGTCGTCCACAACCGCATACTCGACCCCCGCTGCGCGCAGGTCCGCAACCAGGCCGTTCTCCCAGACCCGCTCGGTGAGCCAGAGGCCCCTGGGAGTCTGCCCGAACTCCGCTTCGAGGGTCTTCGAGAGCCGTCCGATCTGCTCGAGACGGTCCGATGAGGGGATGGAGGCGAGGATCGGTTCGTAGTAGCCGGCGCTGAACCACTCGATGGCTCCGGCGTCGCTGAGCCGCTTAAGATTGCCATAGACTTCGGGAGCGTCCCGTTTCAGTTTCTCCAAAAGCCAACCGCTGCAGTGGAGGCTGAATTTGAACTCGGGATAGCGTGCCAGGGTTTCGAAGAGCGGAGCGTAGCAGCGCTCGATCGCCCGGGAGACCGCTTCGTCCAGGTTCTCCACAGGTTGGTGCATATGCAGGCCGAAGAGCAGGCGAGTCATCGGGTTCCTTTAGTTCTTATATTTTCAAATATTATATTCATATTCATTGCTTTAGACAAACCAGTTCTGTGCGTAATTCTCATCGGGATTGACGAAGAGGCGGGCGCTGGAAGGGAGGGTAGCCAATATTTTCCCATCAGCCGAAATTTCGAAACGTACTTCATAACCTCGTTTCTCGAGCCCTTTCTTGGCTACTGCGATCTCGATGATCTTTTCGGCGGCCATCCGTTCGGGCCGGATCTCCTCTTCGTCGAAAAAGAGTTTGAGCTCCAATTCCTTGGGATTTTCGGCATCGAGGCGGAAATAGAAATATTCCCCATCGCTTCCCCAAAAGATCCGCTCCACGACGTCGGAGCTGTTTTGCATACTGCCGCCGCTGTGGCGCTCATCGATCATCCCGGCATCGACCCATTCGAAAAAGGAGGTAACTCTCCCGTCGATGACGGGCTGGATGGGGGCTTTGGGTTCGTTGACGATGTTGTGGATCGTGTGGGAACCGACGATGGGGCGGAGCAGGTCCCGGGGCGCGGGCAAGCCCATCAGCTCGTAGATGCTGATCAGATGATCGCGGTAGAGCCGGTCGAACTCCCGGGCGAATTCGGTGTAGTGCCCTTCGCCGTACCACCAGAACCAGTCGGAGGCTTCCGCCGCCAGGAAATGGGCGAGGATCTGCGGGTCCTTCTCTTTGCCCAGATGGCGCACATCCCGCCGGGTCTGGAAGAGCAATTCCCAGGCACGGTTTTTCTCTTCGTCGCCAATCCAGGTGCGGAAGGTCCCGTCGATCCAGGAACCGGGGGCCAGACGCTCGAGCTTTTTGGCGGGAAGCGCAGCCGCTTCGTCGCAGGTAAGCGGAGCGAACTCCTCGATCATCGCGTAGAACTTCTCGAGAAACTCCCGCCCGTTATTCGGATAATACTCCCAGGCGTTCTCCCCGTCGAGGATCACGAAGAGGGTCCCTTTTTTCTCCGCAAGCCGGCGTCGGAAATCCTCCACCGCCCGCTCGGCGGGGAGAGTGCGGTAGCTGAATCCGATCAGGTCACTGAGCTCGTGATCCCGGAAGAAGAGTTTGAGCCCCCGATAGTCATAGACGCGGTAGGGATCGCTACCGCCGCTTTTTTGCAAAATCGCCTGGTCAGTGGCGATCCACCGGATGCCGGCCTCTTGGAAGAGTTCGGCGCTTTGGGGGTCCACCGCCCCCTCCGCCGGCCACATTCCCACGGGATCGCTGCCGAAATGGCTGCGGTAAATCTCCTTCGCCTTTTGCAGATGGAGTTTTGCATCGGAGGCGAGGGAGAGGCCGTCGGGGGGCAGGGGGGTGGAGGGATCGGCCAGCTCGGCTGTGTGTATGTCGATGAGCAGCGGCAGGATGGGGTGGGAGTAGGGGGTGGTAGAGAGGGTGATCTGCCCCTTTTTGCGCAGTGAGTCGTAAAAGGGGAGGATCTCCGGCAGGAAATCGAAGAGGGCGTCGAGCAGTGCCTCTTTATCCTTCGCGTCAAAACGCTCCTGCGGCAGCAGTTTTTTGACGGTTGCATCCTTCTCCCGCAGCCAGGGGCCGCACCAGCTCAGCAGAAAACAGCACTCCAGGTTGACCAGCTCTTCGTCGCTGTACTCCTCCTGTGAGTAGAGGGCGTCGAAACTGGGCAGGGGTTTGACCATCGTTTCATACTGGGCCGATTTGCAAAGCTGCACCACGAAGTCGCGCTCATCGGCGGAGAGCCGGGCGGGATCTTTGAGCCAGAGGCTGAGGAAGCGGTCGCTTTGGGGGCCTTTGGCGATGTATGTGTCGAGCTGTTCGATCAGGATCGGAGTGAGGTTGAAGCTGGCCTTTGCTTTGGAGCGTGAAAGGAGCCAGGGCATGTCGTAGTAGTCCTTGATGGCGTGCAAAAAGACCCAGGGCATAATGAAACGCCCCGACTCATCCCGATAATCGGGCTGATGCATATGCCAGAGCAGGACGAGATTCACTCCTGCATCCATTGACGGATCAGCTCCCGGTACTTATCGTGGATCTTCATCCCCTCTTCTTGGTCTTGGGCCTGGATGTAGAGGTTGAGATCCTCACTGTATTGATCGGGGATCATCAGCACCCAGTCGTTCTCGGCTTCCCAGATCTTGACCCCGTCGAGGCTGGAGTGGCGCTTGCCCTTGGCGTATTCGAGGAATTTGCGCATCATTTTGCCCTTTTTGCTCTGGGGGCAGGGGATCTTGCAGCGCTGGTAGAAGAAGCTTTTGATCTCCTTTTCGATCTGCGAAAGGGCGATCCGGTGGCGGGAAAGGAGCTCCATAATTTTCAAGGTGGCGTAGATGGCGTCGCGATGGGAGGCGAACTCGGTGAAGGCGAAGTTGCCGTCGACAGTAGCCAGCAGATCGAATCGGGCATAGTCGTTGCGTTTGAAATCCTGGTAGCGTCCCCGGGCGATCTCGAGATGTCGGAAATCGCCGTCCATCATATCGGGAGCCCAACTGGGCAGGAAGACCCGGTACGTCTTGCCCGAAGCGGCGGCATCCATCTCCATCAGGCGCAGCACGGCGATGAGGGCATCGACCCGGTCGAAGACCCCTCCGTCGTCGGCGACCAGGGTCAGGCGCTGTCCATGCGGGTAGATGAGCGCTCCCATCTGGAACTCCAGGGCCGGGATGATCTTGGAGAGTTCCTGCTTCGACATCTTGATGTAATGGGAAATCATATCCATTTTGAGACGGTCGTAGTAGGCGTTGAGCAGGATGTTTTCGATCTGGGTCTCCGAAAGGATCTGAGGAAAGATATCTTTGGTGATGCCGAACATCAGGTCGATAGCGACCTTGAACTCTTCGCCCCGGATGATCCGGTGGTCGATCAGCTCTTCGATGCGCTCTTTGTAGCGGCGGCAGGCTTCGGTGTGGCGTTCCTCGCTATCGTCCAGGCTGCCCATCCCTTTGTAATCGACTTTGCGGAAGCTCTCTTTGAAATAGTTCTTCTCCAAAGATTTGGCGGTGGCATTGTCCAGGCGCAGCCCCTCTTCGTTGTAGAGGATGATCTCCACGCTAGAAGGATCCTGGAGGCTCTTGCGGAAATAGGCGCCCCCTACGAGCTTCTCATCGTGCTGAATGTTGAAGCGCAAAACGGAAGGGGGGATCTCCTGCAGGTCGAGGATGTTGACCCCCGTGGCCAGGATGCCTCCGTCGAAGGCCCGTTTGAGCATGCGGGAAGAATCCTCGAAATCCCGGCCGATGGCGATGGTGCTGCCCGTCGGCAGGAGCGAAGCGAAGGCTTCGGCGATCTTGCAGGACATTTCGCAGCCGATCTCGATGTTGGCCTTGCCGCTGATGATCCCTTCGCGGAAGATGGCGTTTTTGTATTTGGTGCCCCAGACGACGTTGTTGCTGACGATGGCGGCGGGCTCGATCTCCTTGTCGGGCCAGACGGTCACATCCTGGTCGAAGACGGCCAGTTTGCCCACCCGGCACCCCTCGGCCAGGATCACTCCGGCTTTGGCGGTGACCATATCGCCGATCCGGTTGTCGTTGCAAATGACGGCATTGTCGAAGAAACACTCTTTGCCCATCTCGATGTCGTGCCAGAGTACCGAATTGCGCAGGCGGGTCTTTTCGCCGATCGTGACTCGGTCGCCGATGGTGACATTGTGGAGGCGGCACTTTTTGCCGATCGTGACCCCATCGCCCAGGACGACGGTCTCCAGGATCTCCACGCTGGGATCGATCTCCACTTTACCCTGCAGATAGAGGGTCCCTTCGGGATAGTCGATGCGCTTGCCCGGAATTTCGAATTTCACTTCGTGGCTGAAGATATCCCGATGCACTTCCCGGTAACTGTCGGGGTTGCCCACATCCCGCCAGTACCCCTGGGCGGTGTAGCCCATCAGGTCGATCCCTTTTTGCATCAGCAGGGGAAAAAGATCTTTGGCGAAGTCGAAGGGCTCCCCCTTGGGGATGAAGTCGAGGATCTCGGGCTCGATGACGTAGATGCCGGTATTGATCGTATCGCTGAAGACCTCTCCCCAGCTCGGCTTTTCGAGGAATTTCTCGATCTTCCCCTCTTCGTTGACGATCACCACGCCGAATTGGAGCGGATTCTCCACGGAGGTGAGGGTGATGGTGAGTTTGCTTTGGCGCTGGCGGTGATGCTCCAAAATTTCTGCGAAGTTGAAATCGGTCACCAGATCCCCGCTGACGATCATAAAAGTCGTGTCGAGGTACTCCCTGGCGAAGCCCACGGCCCCGGCGGTGCCGTAATCGGCATCGGGGAGGACATAGTGGAGCTTCACACCCCAGTCGCTGCCGTCTTTGAAATGGTTCGTGATCACTTCAGGCTTGTAATAGAGAAGGATCACCACTTCGTCGATCCCGGCCCCCTTGAGTTGCTTGAGGACATTCTCCATCATCGGCACGTTCATCACCGGCAGCATCGGTTTGGGGATCGAGTGGGTGAGAGGTTGGATCCGCGTACCGAAACCCCCGGCCATTAGGACCGCTTTGGTTGCGCTCATCCTTGAACCTCCAGCAGAGAATTTTGGCTGCCGAAGGGCGAAGCGACCGCCGGAAGGCTCTCATCGACCCTCCAGACCCCATCGATCTCATAGCCAAACTCATAACGCCCCGGTTTGAGGCGTTTGGTTTTGCTGAATTCCCCACGCCCTTTGCGCTTCATCACTTCGGGCTTCCAATCGTTCCAGCTTCCTTTGAGCAAAACCTCTTGAACCGTATCGTCGAGCGCCAGGGTAAACACAGCGCTTTTTGGGGTGAGTTTGACCATGATAAACCTTTCCTTTTAGATTGAGATTAATGTTTTTCCCCCATTATACAAAATTGAGATAACAGCATGATAGCCGCTGATCAAATTTGTCGTTTACCTTTTTTGATACCATTTAAGCGGAACGACAGACAAGGAGATCGAACATGCCGGGACAAGATCCTTCGACCAATTTAGCCTTGCCCTCCCTTCCTCCGGAGTTGGAAGAGCTGGGCGAAATCGCTTTGAACCTCTGGTGGACTTGGAACCCTGCCGGGAAAAACCTCTTCCGCCTCATCAACCCCTATTTATGGAAAGAGTCGGGCCACAATCCGATTCAATTGCTCAAAACCCTTTCAGCGCAAGAGCTCGAAGCTTTGACGAAGGAGGAGCGTTTTATGCGGGAATACCGCTATGTCAGAGCGCTCTTCCGTGAATATATGAACGATAAAACTATCTACAGTGAAGAAGAGCCTCTGCCCATCGCCTACTTCTGCGCCGAATTCGGTCTGCACCATTCGGTCCCCATCTATTCGGGGGGTCTGGGCTTTCTCGCCGGGGATATCCTCAAAGAGGCCAGCGAT is a window of Nitratifractor salsuginis DSM 16511 DNA encoding:
- a CDS encoding alpha-amylase/4-alpha-glucanotransferase domain-containing protein encodes the protein MTRLLFGLHMHQPVENLDEAVSRAIERCYAPLFETLARYPEFKFSLHCSGWLLEKLKRDAPEVYGNLKRLSDAGAIEWFSAGYYEPILASIPSSDRLEQIGRLSKTLEAEFGQTPRGLWLTERVWENGLVADLRAAGVEYAVVDDYHLIAAGFDPEEIEGYFLTEEGGEKLALFPISKALRYAIPFHEAPQSIEAVAQRKLAVIFDDAEKFGLWPETHEWVYTKGWLKAFIEGVLADERIETAHYADALNERPTGLAYLPNVSYYEMGEWSLRAKDTLELEKLQKRFDEEYFEKVGIKFIRGGIWKNFFVKYEESNRLHKRMLQMNRLLLPEENREDLYRLQCNDVYWHGVFGGLYLPNLRDNAYRYLARCEKLLKRETSVEDSDFDGYEESRVNDGTFVYRFYERSGGQLIELLDLEREFNFQNTLTRRYEAYHEAILNPPASSARESTQEEPENGIRTIHSLPHRADEATLRELHFDWYTKNSLIDHISDEHFDRESFRCCTFREFGDFANQPFEMLAPLHFRREGGLYTERKHPTSLEKRYSLEKGTLHFSIDLQTEAEGIYRYALEFNLHFAHYDTLRIQGKSLNEGLEILGSEFMIEDPYTGRTLTLSFDREMEGYFVPLRTVSQDEAGYSLTTQALSIAMVAPFESTMELKGSLCLS
- a CDS encoding sugar phosphate nucleotidyltransferase is translated as MSATKAVLMAGGFGTRIQPLTHSIPKPMLPVMNVPMMENVLKQLKGAGIDEVVILLYYKPEVITNHFKDGSDWGVKLHYVLPDADYGTAGAVGFAREYLDTTFMIVSGDLVTDFNFAEILEHHRQRQSKLTITLTSVENPLQFGVVIVNEEGKIEKFLEKPSWGEVFSDTINTGIYVIEPEILDFIPKGEPFDFAKDLFPLLMQKGIDLMGYTAQGYWRDVGNPDSYREVHRDIFSHEVKFEIPGKRIDYPEGTLYLQGKVEIDPSVEILETVVLGDGVTIGKKCRLHNVTIGDRVTIGEKTRLRNSVLWHDIEMGKECFFDNAVICNDNRIGDMVTAKAGVILAEGCRVGKLAVFDQDVTVWPDKEIEPAAIVSNNVVWGTKYKNAIFREGIISGKANIEIGCEMSCKIAEAFASLLPTGSTIAIGRDFEDSSRMLKRAFDGGILATGVNILDLQEIPPSVLRFNIQHDEKLVGGAYFRKSLQDPSSVEIILYNEEGLRLDNATAKSLEKNYFKESFRKVDYKGMGSLDDSEERHTEACRRYKERIEELIDHRIIRGEEFKVAIDLMFGITKDIFPQILSETQIENILLNAYYDRLKMDMISHYIKMSKQELSKIIPALEFQMGALIYPHGQRLTLVADDGGVFDRVDALIAVLRLMEMDAAASGKTYRVFLPSWAPDMMDGDFRHLEIARGRYQDFKRNDYARFDLLATVDGNFAFTEFASHRDAIYATLKIMELLSRHRIALSQIEKEIKSFFYQRCKIPCPQSKKGKMMRKFLEYAKGKRHSSLDGVKIWEAENDWVLMIPDQYSEDLNLYIQAQDQEEGMKIHDKYRELIRQWMQE
- a CDS encoding glycogen-binding domain-containing protein, with product MVKLTPKSAVFTLALDDTVQEVLLKGSWNDWKPEVMKRKGRGEFSKTKRLKPGRYEFGYEIDGVWRVDESLPAVASPFGSQNSLLEVQG
- the galT gene encoding galactose-1-phosphate uridylyltransferase, producing the protein MSELRYDLLHDEYILIAPERLHRPLSLQRAAEPPEPALCPFCPGHEDLTPPEIYALRDSKGWHTRVVPNRYKAVQIETPFEAHREGVNERWGGFGAHEIVINTPRHDATLATMSEEEIFDWLYTVRERVADLSRDQRLVQIDCFKNHGLAAGASQPHPHSQILALPVMSKAQKAQFRHAHRYWREHGRSLYEDIIEQESRERTRTLIEGERFFSYCPYASSFAFESVILSRNCANITELNEEALRELAATVGQLFVRLHRELGPFAYNLLFILPPVNRNFENEEFFDELPRLHRFYLRITPRIYTLAGYELMSQSAINPVAPELAAGRLRSDDEPSR
- a CDS encoding glycoside hydrolase family 57 protein, whose translation is MNLVLLWHMHQPDYRDESGRFIMPWVFLHAIKDYYDMPWLLSRSKAKASFNLTPILIEQLDTYIAKGPQSDRFLSLWLKDPARLSADERDFVVQLCKSAQYETMVKPLPSFDALYSQEEYSDEELVNLECCFLLSWCGPWLREKDATVKKLLPQERFDAKDKEALLDALFDFLPEILPFYDSLRKKGQITLSTTPYSHPILPLLIDIHTAELADPSTPLPPDGLSLASDAKLHLQKAKEIYRSHFGSDPVGMWPAEGAVDPQSAELFQEAGIRWIATDQAILQKSGGSDPYRVYDYRGLKLFFRDHELSDLIGFSYRTLPAERAVEDFRRRLAEKKGTLFVILDGENAWEYYPNNGREFLEKFYAMIEEFAPLTCDEAAALPAKKLERLAPGSWIDGTFRTWIGDEEKNRAWELLFQTRRDVRHLGKEKDPQILAHFLAAEASDWFWWYGEGHYTEFAREFDRLYRDHLISIYELMGLPAPRDLLRPIVGSHTIHNIVNEPKAPIQPVIDGRVTSFFEWVDAGMIDERHSGGSMQNSSDVVERIFWGSDGEYFYFRLDAENPKELELKLFFDEEEIRPERMAAEKIIEIAVAKKGLEKRGYEVRFEISADGKILATLPSSARLFVNPDENYAQNWFV